TTTTATCACCGCTTTTTAAAGGTTCATTAAGAATAACTTTTAAGATAGTGTTGTCCAAAATAGTTTCAACGGATTTGCCATCTACTTTCAAATTTTTAACCACAGTACCTAATCCTTTTTTCTCATAGTTTCCATAGGCTATGGCCTTATTGTTCTGTTGGTGTAGCTCTGAGCAATACGAATTTGGTATAAAAGCATTTTGATAGAGGTGAAAATAGAGTTCGTTTAAATCATCTGGCGAGTTGTTCCAATAGACAAGCTCTTCCGAAGCATCAATGATATCTTTAGTTTCATCAACATTTGCTTTGATAGTATAGTGTACATCTTGTTGCCAATATCCAGCTGGTGCTTTATTTTTCCAATAGTTGGGGTTATCGGCTTGATTATATGTGTTGGGTGTAGTAAGCGGATCGTACTTTGTTTGTGAAAACGTCACTGTACTTAATAAAATGCAAAATAATATAAACGGATACTTCATAAAGCTATCTTAAAATTAGTCTGCAAAGATAGAAAAATCAATCAGATTTCTAAGTGGAGCTTAATGTTTATAAGTCTAGAGGTGAGTCGATTAGGAACACCGAATTGAAAACCATTGGTATCTTTTACCCACAAAAATGAAATGGTATTATCAATATCGAGTAAATTAAACACTTCCATACTTATCCAAGTGGATTTTGTAAAATTGAAAGGGTTATATTTTTTTCCTTTTTGTCCCTCTTTTTTGATGATAGCAGAAAAGCCGACATCCACTCTTTTGTAATTTGGAATAGTAAAATTGTATTGCCCTTTGTAGCTTCCTGGAGCGGTTAGTGGTAGTCGAGAGCCATATACAAGATTGAGGTGCATCTTAAAATTAGGATTCTTTGGTAAATAATCTTGAAAGAATAGGTTAAAATTAATCAATTGATCCGTAGGTCTGTCGTAATATCCTGGCTCAATGGTATTACCTTCACTGTCTATGTAACTATCGTCAAGGATATCTGCTTTGGTGCTAAGGATTGAGATACTCGCCCAAGATTCTATATTTTTAACAAACTCACCATTTAATCTTAAATCAAATCCTTTAGCATAACCAACGGCATTATTGTTGGCATAATATCTTATTCTAACGTTTTCGACCTCGTAAGGAATAAGGTTAGTGATATCTTTATAATATAATTCGGTTACTAATTTGAATGGTCGTTGCCAAATTTTAAAATTATAATCGCTACCCAGCACATAGTGTAAGGATTTTTGAGATTTTATATTGGTATTTATCTGACCATTAAAGTCTCTGAGTTCTCTGTAAAATGGTGATTGGTAGTAGTACCCCGTAGCAAACCTGAACACAATATCTTTGTCCCAAAATGGTTCGTATGAAATTGAAGCTCTAGGACTAAAAAGGTACTCATCATTTAAACTCCAATAGGCTGTTCTAATCCCTGAATTGAGATTAAATCGTCCAAGTTTTTGTTCGAACTGCATATAAGCATTGTATCTGTTCGAATTCAAATCAATAGATGTTCTAAGTGATTCGTCGAGTACAAAGGAAGTTGGATTTTGTATTCCTACACCTATTGAATCTACTGGGTGAGGAAGGGAATAGTCGGAAGAATCAATTAGTGTCCATTCGTTTATTTCATCAATTATGTTCTCTTTTTGCCCTTTTATACCCCACCTAAACTCGAAGTCGTTTTTAAAGTAAACACCTTTATGCTCAATGTTATATACAGTGGCTTGTAGGTAGTTTCTAGCGTGGTTTAGGTGTGAGCCAACACCAATATTGAAACTGGCCTCTCCAAAGGATTCTGAGCCTAAATCATTATCTACTTCTGATAACCAGTATTGCCCTAATATATCAAAGGTTTCACTTTCATAAGTTTGAAAAGCGGTAAATGTCAAGTCTGTTTTTAGATTTTCATTTGCCTGAAATGATAGATTGTAGGCATTAAAAAAAGTTTCGTAGCTGTCTATTTCTTGACCTTCAAAATAAATACGCAATTCAAGGGGTACGCTTATCGTTCCAAAGCGAGTAGTTTTATTGGCAGGCTTGTGTTGATATTTGTTTCTAGAGTAATTTAATAGCGTATTCAATGACAAGCGTTTACTAATCTGATAGCTTAGGAATGCTTGAACATCGCTAAAGCTTGGTTTATATTCACCTTCCGTTTCTAAACTATTTAATAAATAAGCATTGGATTTGTGTCTTACTCCAAGAAGGTAAGAGAGTTTTTTAGATTTATTAGCACCTTCAAGGTGTAAATTTGCACCTAATAAACTCATTGTAGTAGAAGCCGCAAATTCCTTAGGCTTTTTGTAAGTGATATCCAGAACTGATGACATTTTATCACCATACCTTGCTGCATATCCTCCTGCTGAAAATTGTATTGAAGAAACGAGATCTGAGTTTACAAAGGATAAGCCTTCTTGTTGGCCTGAGCGTATTAAAAATGGTCGATATACTTCAATGCCATTGACGTAAACTAGATTTTCATCAAAGTTACCGCCTCTAACAGTGTATTGAGAACTGAGCTCTGTAGAAGAGTTTACTCCAGGTAATGTTTTGATTAAACCTTCTACACCACTACTTGTAGATGGAAGAGAAACGACATGTTTAGCATCAACTTTTTCAAAGGTATTGCCTCGATTCTTTTTATCTTCTATTTCCACATTATCAATGGAAACGCCCAGGTTTTTCATAACAATATTGAGCTCATAATTTTGCCCCTTTTTAAGCATGGGGAGCTTAATTTTTTGAGTTTTATAGCCTATAAAAGAAAAGATAAGTTCTTGATTTCTATTGGCAGAAACGTCAATAGAATACGAGCCATTACCATCTGAGATAGTTCCTTTAGATTCGTTTAATACACTTACGTTTACACCTTGGAGGAAGAAGCTTTCTGAAGTAGTTATCACTCCACTAACATTTTGCCCAATGCCGTTTAACGAAAGGAATACAGTGAGGATAAATGAATGCCAGAAAACACCTTTTAACATAGACTCGCAAATGTATTAATATTCATATTAACTTTATTTTAGTTAAACACATTTATTTTATTTTTGGCAACAAATAGAATAACTCATAAAAAGAAGATATAGTATCTATGAAAAAAATATTGGTTTTGTGCACAGGAAATTCATGTCGTTCTCAGATGATGGAAGTCGTTTTGAAAAAGCGGTTAGATAATTCATTGTTTTCGGTTTATAGTGCTGGTGTTGAAGCACATGGAATTAATCCCTACATGAAAAAAGCTATGGAAAATTTAGGCTATTCTCTTGATGGTCACACTTCTAATACCATGAAAGAGTATGAGGATATACATTTTGATTTAGTTTTTACGGTTTGCGATCATGCCAAAGACAATTGCCCTTATTTTCAAAATGCTACCCAACGCATTCACCATTCTTTTAATGACCCTGCAGATGCTGAAGGAAGCGATGATGAAAAAATGGTCGTTTATGAACAAGTAAGAGATGAGATTATCGCCTATTGTAATGAGATAATTAAAACATTCAATTAAAATTATCGGTAAAAGACGGCCTCGTATTTAGTAAAATTATCTAATGAGTCGTAAACAAGTATCTTAAATACGTGTTTGCCCGGTTTCAAATCCTTATCAAAATAGTGAGTGAGGCGGTTACGCTTAGGTTCGTACTCCATTAGTACCCATTTGCCATTAATTGTGGCTGTATATTTTTTTATATCAGTCTGCTCATCTTTAATTGTAACCTTGAGGTTAGAGCTTTTAATCGTTTTGCCGGGGTATATGTTTAAGCCTTTAACAACAGGCTTAATCGTATCAACTGCTACTGAAAAATCACCAAATTTTCTAGTTTTCACAGAAAGTACACCATTTTCATATTTTCCGCCCACATAGTTTATTTTGCCTTTATTATTGAGTTTACAAATGAATGCTTTTGATGCTAGAGAATCAGGCACCGTTGTTTTTACGGACAAAGAATATGCGTTATGTACCGTTGTTTCTTCATCATGAATAGAGTGAATAGGAGAGTGAAAAATATCACTTGAGTCATTAAAAACATTGTATTTGAAATATAAAGTGTCGTAAAGAGAATAACTTGGTATTTCTATTGATACCGATTCATTTTTAAAACTATTCTTCGAATTGAATGGAAATACTGAAGTGAATTTAATAGTGTCCAAAGGATGAACAGCCTCTAAATTAGGTTCAACCTTTTTGACTTTAAAACTCAATTTTGAAAGGTTTCCATAAACGTCTTTAATTCGCATTTCAACAGACTGAATACTACCATTGGGTTTTATAATTCCTCTATTAGAAACATAATCATAGATAGACAGCTTATTATTGGGTTCAATAAAGCATTTGTGAATTTTTCTTTTGTTAGCTATTTTTTCGGAATAATCTAGATGGCAATTAATATAGCGTGTTTCGTGAAATCCAAATTCCTCCATACTGTGGGAGTATATCAATTGACTATCAACTAACAGTTCTATGGAGTAAACTCCATTTTTATTTTTAGCAAAATTCAATAAATCGTAGGTGTTGATACCTAGCGCATATGGGCCACTAACTTCAATTGTTTCATCAATATAGCATGTTTTGCCTGAGCCTTTCACCTTAAAAATGGGATCTTCAAAGGTATTGTTAACTTGAGTATTTTTACTTTTGGCATATACCTTAAGTTCTTTTATTACTGGAGGTATATTGTCAATTACGTTAAAACCAAACATTAATCCGTTTTGTGGATATTGGTTTTGGCTATCTCTAATTTCAAAATGGAGATGTGGTGCGGCAGAACTTCCTGTATTTCCTGACAAGCCGATGATATCACCTTCTTTGACTCTCAATTCATCTTTTTCAGGAAATAGCTCAATATCATAGCTTTGTTGTTCGTATTGATTGCTGATCACATACTCTTGTATAGCACCATTATAGCGCATTAGGTGTGCATATACAGAGCTGTATCCATTATCATGTGTGATATAGATTGCTTTACCATAACCCCAAGGAGAAACTTTTATTCTAGATACATAGCCATCTGCAATAGCATATACCCTTAGTCCAGATTCACCTTTGGTTTTGATATCAATACCCGCATGAAAGTGATTACTTCTCAACTCCCCAAAAGTTCCAGATAATACTAAAGGAATATCTAAAGGAGGGTGAAGGTCTTGAGGGTGATTCTGACTAAAAACAAGAGTAGAATAAGATATAATAAGAGCGAGTAGGCTATTTCTTAACATCAACAAAAAATATTTATGTGTTTAAACTATAATAAAACATTCGCAAAAATAATACTATAAAAATTAACGGAATACTTTGTAATTAAGTATTGCAATGTTACCTTTGTTATTCATATCAATTGAGGAAATTTTTTGCTGAATATGAAAGTTACTATCGAGAGATTACATAATAAGTTAGAGTTATTACTCTCTAACTATCAGCAGATTAAAGAAGAGTTAAATACTTCTTCACAAAAGGTTGATGAATTATCCAAGAAACTGGAAGTTCAAAACGAAACTATCCAACAATTGAATGAAAAAAATAAGGTTTTAAAGCTTTCTTCTTCAATTCAGGGAGACGGAGACCAAGGAGATAATAAAGCTGCAAAACAAAAAATTAATGAGCTGGTGCGTGAAATTGATAAATGCATTGCCTTGTTGAATAAATGATTTGAAATTGCTCTATGCAACAACTAAAAATTAAAGTAACAGTAGCTAATAGGGTTTACCCCCTTACCATCAATAGAAAAGATGAGGAAGGTGTTCGTAAAGCTGTTAAAACTATCGAAGATAGGCTGAAGCTTTATGAAGCTAAATTTGAAGCTCGTGACACTCAAGATTTATTGAGTATGTGTTTGCTTGAAATGGCTGTTAAAGTACTTGGTGATGAGCAAAAGGTTAAAGTAGATAGTAGCCTAGAAGATCAGTTATTAGCAATGGAATCTATCATTGACAGCCACTTATAAAAAATGTTCTTTAAATAATACCCACGTCAATCAATCCAGTTTTTAAACTCAACACGTTTTTATTCGAGGACTGACTTATGCCTTCAAAAACCGGCCTCAACCTTTTAGGTTTCTTAACAGAACAGTGGACTTTTGCGATTGTGTAGCTACCTCAACCATTTTTAAAAGGAGTTTATTAGCTCATCGTTTGGTGTGGGTATTTAATTTTAAACTTAAAACAATGAATTCAATCATAATTTTGATGACTCTTACAGGAGTTTTAGTTGGTGGGGCGATATCGTACTTTATTATTAACTATAATTCTAAGAAAAAATCAAATTCAATTATAGCTGAGGCCAAAAAAGAAGCTGAACAGATAAAAAAAGATAAAATTTTACAAGCTAAAGAAAAGTTTATAGAACTTAAATCTGAGCATGAAAAGGTTATCAATCAGCGTAATCAGAAACTAGCACATTCTGAATCTAGAGTCAAAGAGAAAGAAAATAAACTTTCACATAAGTTAGGTCAAGTAAGCAATAAAGAAAAAAAGCTAGACGAAATACGTAACTCTATCTCTAGGCAACAGGAGATTCTTCAGCAAAAAGAGGAAAAATCAAATAAGCTGCTAGAAAAACAAGTGGAGGCTTTAGAGACTATATCTGGCTTATCTGCTGACGAAGCTAAAGAAGAACTCGTACAAGCTCTTAAAGATGAAGCCAAAACGAAATCGTTAGCATATGCCCAAGAGATAGTAGAAGAAGCTAAATTGACAGCTAGCAAGGATGCTAAAAAAATCATAATTCAAACTATTCAGAGAGTAGCTACTGAACAAGCTATCGAAAATTCGGTGTCCGTATTCAACATAGATAGTGACGATGTCAAAGGAAGAATTATTGGTAGAGAGGGGAGAAATATCCGATCTTTAGAAGCTGCTACTGGTGTGGAGATTATTGTTGACGATACTCCTGATGCTATACTTTTATCTTGTTTTGACCCGATAAGGCGAGAGGTTGCCCGTTTAGCTTTACATAAGCTAGTTACAGATGGTAGAATACACCCTGCTAGAATTGAAGAAGTCGTTAAGAAGACAAGAAAGCAAATAGAAGAAGAAATTATCGATATTGGAAAAAGAACTTCTATTGACTTAGGAATTCATGGTTTACATCCTGAAATGATAAGAATGGTCGGACGTATGAAATACCGTTCTTCTTATGGTCAAAACCTTTTACAACACTCTAGAGAGGTTGCTAATATGTGTGCAACGATGGCGTCTGAACTAGGTCTTAATGCCAAGGCAGCTAAGCGAGCTGGTTTGTTACACGATATCGGCAAAGTACCTGATGATGAGCCAGAATTGCCTCACGCTATATTAGGAATGAAATTAGCTCAAAAATATGGTGAAAAGGAGCATATATGTAATGCTATTGGTGCTCACCACGACGAAGTAGAAATGACGTCTATGATTTCACCTATTGTACAGGTCTGTGATGCTATTTCGGGTTCTCGACCTGGTGCCAGACGTGAAATTGTAGAATCTTACATCAAGCGAATCAAAGAGTTGGAAGATACAGCTTTAGCTTATCCAGGTGTTCTTAAATCTTATGCTATCCAAGCAGGAAGGGAGCTTAGAGTAGTTGTAGAAAGTGAAAAGATATCGGACACCGATGCGGAAAAATTATCGTTTGAGATATCACAAAAGATAGAAACAGAGATGACCTATCCTGGTCAAGTTAAAGTTACTGTTATCAGAGAAACTAGAGCAGTAAACTTCGCTAAATAGTTTTTACTTAGTTGATTTAAATAGCCTAATTAATGTTATCATTTCTTGGGCTTTTTCTTTTTTCGTTTGAAAGGTAAAAGAATGTAGTAGGTTATTTATCAAACGCTTAATAATAGCGGTGTTTCCGCAAGGCGCAAAATATTTAGATTCTTCTTTTAGTTTTTCCCTCTTTAAAAAAACTTCCAAATCTTGACGATTGAGTATTGAACCTTTACTAAACGGATTGATATAAAATTTGATAGGATCACCATTAATTTCATTTTCATCTTCAAAACCAAGGATAAAATGTTTGGGCATATTTATTCCACATATGGGTAAGCCTATTTGTTTAGCAATAATGATGTAAAGCATGGATAGGGATAAAGGGTTTCCTTTATGATTGTCAATCAGACTATTAATAAAAGAATTATCAGGTGAATGAAAATTCCTTGTATTACCTTTAAATCCATTTTCTTTGAAAAAAACATTATTAAATGCAGAGATTTTTTCCAACTCAGAATAGGCTTGTTCTACTTTAGTACTGACTTGTTGAGCTAGAGTGTAAATTTTGTTTCTGTAAAATTGTTCGTCAATATCAGGGTATTGGTATTTGCTAATAATAAACCAAGCTTCAAGTAGATTTTTATCGCTTGTTCTAATCCATTTTTTTAATGAATTAACGGTACCACTAAAATGTATTTCATGAATGATTTTTTCAGCTCTATCTTGTACAAGACTATCGAAGTTACTTTCCCAAGCATTTTCTAGTTCTGGCAATATATCAACACCTAATTCAATAAGTCTTGTTTTGACAGAATCAAAGACGTCCTTATCAGGGTCTTCCAAAAGACTAATTAAAGCGTTGAGCTCTTTATCGTTCATTTTACACCAGTTTATCTAATGCTTGTTCTATTAGATTTTCGATAGCACCTTTAGGGTTGTTGGAGTATTCATTTCTGGCTCTGTTAGCCAATATAGTACAGATAGTTAAGCAATTATGTCCCATAAGTTTGCCTAAGCCATAAAGTGCAGAAGTCTCCATCTCAAAGTTAGTTATTTTTGTGCCATTATGGTTGAAGTTAAGCAATCTTTTATGTAAATCTTCAATAGCAAAAGGGATACGCATTTTTCTGCCTTGAGGGGCATAAAACCCTGGGGCAGTAACTGTTATGCCTTGCTGATAAACTTTAAATTTATTAAGCAGTTCATTATCTGCAGAATAGACGTAAGGCTTTGACAGTTCGTTAGGCCATTTTATTTGTTGGTCAATAGCCTGTTGCATGTCCTTATCAAATTGGTTGTTAGCATAAAAATGCATAAGGTTATCAATGCCTAATCCATGAGAAGATACGACTAATGAATTTACTTCAATGTCACTTTGTATAGTTCCTGAAGTGCCTAGTCTTACTAGATTAAGACTGGTTTTTTCTTCTTTTTCTTTTGCACTATCCAAATGAGTATTCACTAAAGCGTCTAATTCGTTAAGAACAATATCGACATTATCTGTTCCTATTCCTGTAGAAACGGCGCTAATTCTCTTATGGCCTATATAGCCTGTATGGGTTACAAACTCACGATTAGCTATTTGATATTCTATACGGTCAAAGTGCTTTGATATTTCACTAACCCTACCTTGGTCACCGACTAAAAATATATCCTTTGCAATGTGTTCTGGTAATAAATTTAGGTGATAAACTCCTTTTATTTCTTTAGCGTGAGATTTCATCTTGTTTTTGTTTACTTTTGTATTAGCAAAGCTATATTAAATTATTATGACTTCTAAAGATATTATTCTCGTTCCCATAGGTTTTACCAATCAATCTATTATTGCTTTACAACAAGCAGTAGTTGTTGCAAAACATACTGATTCTGAATTATTTCTACTTTCAGTTGTAGAAATGCCTACTGCTATTCAAAAGATTTTTTCTGATTACGAAGAAAAGCAAAAGCAGTTCAAAGAAAAGTTAAGAGAAAACCTTCTTGATTTGAGTTCAAAATATTGTGATGGGGTAAAAAATGTAAAATGTATGGTAACCTCTGGTAAGATTTATGAAGAGATTATTGATGTAGCAGATTCCATTAATGCTAATTTGATTGTTATGGGTACTGATGGTACTCCAAAAGACATCAAGAAGAAGTTTATTGGATCCAATGCCAACAAAGTGGTTAGATCAGCACCATGTCCTGTTATTACAATCAAAGGTAAATCTGTAAGTACTTCCTGCGAGGTCATTGCTTTACCTTTAGATTTGAACAAAGAAACTCGTGAAAAAGTGACTTATGCTATACAATATGCAAGGTTATTCAACTCATCGATTAAAGTATTCTCAGTATCTTATGACAACGATGACGACTCTATTAAAAATAAACTGAATAGAAACCTATCTCAAGTAAACGATTTCATCTCTTCTAAGGGTATTAGTTGCAGTAAAGACTTATTAGAAATCTCAACTTCAGCAAGTTTTTCAGGTTCAATTGTCAAGTATACTGAAGATATCAACGCCGATTTGATAATGATAATGACAAAAGGAGAGGATAATTTAGATTTGAATTTCTTGGGTTCTAACGCTAGAAAATTGATTAACAAATCGGATATTCCAGTCATGAGTATTAGGCCATCTGTCAAAAAAGACACTTCTTCTTTTACTGTACAATAATTGAAAGATGTTCATAAACTTTTTGAAATTTTGAATACAGACTACACTCATTTATTAGTTTTCTTCTTTCACTAAGTTATATGAAGCTTTTATTATCTTTTTTTCTAATCCTATTTTCATTTTTAGCATTCAATGCTGATAAGGATATTGATGTACAATCTCCGCCATTTTACAATGTCGATAAGGTTTGGGTAAACCAGACCATGTCCACTATGACTTTAGACCAAAAGATTGCACAATTGTTTATGGTTGCGGCTTATTCTAACAAGGGCAAATCGCATCAAAAAGAAATAGAAAATTTAATAAGCAACTATCACATCGGCGGTTTGATGTTTATGCAAGGCGGTCCGATTAGGCAATTGCGGTTAACGAATTCTTATCAATCTTTAAGTAAAGTGCCTTTGATGATTGCACAAGATGCAGAATGGGGCTTATCTATGCGTATAGATAGCACAATTCGTTTTCCATGGCAAATGACCTTAGGAGCAATTCAAAATGACAGTTTGATTTATCAGATGGGCTTAGAAATTGCAAGACAATGCAAACGCTTGGGAGTACATATCAATTTTGCACCAGTAGTGGATGTTAATTCTAACCCTAAAAACCCCATTATTAATAACCGATCTTTTGGTGAAAACCCCTTTCGAGTAGCTCAGCAATCTTTAGCCTATATGCAAGGACTGCAAGACGGTGGAGTTTTGGCATGTGCAAAGCATTTTCCCGGACATGGAGATACGGATGCGGACTCTCATAAAACCTTACCAACTATCAATCATTCGTACGAACGCTTAGACTCTATTGATTTGATACCATTTAAGAGCTTGTTCGATAAAGGCTTAGGAAGTGTTATGGTTGCTCATTTACATATCCCTGCTTTGGACGATACCGACTCTTTGGCTTCCACTTTATCTGATAAGGTGGTCAATGGTTTGTTAAAAGATACTTTAGGATTTAAGGGTTTAGTCATTACCGATGCCTTGAATATGAAAGGGGTAAGTCAGTTTTACGAACCTGGTGAAGTCGATTTGAAAGCCTTATTAGCAGGCAACGATGTATTGCTCTTCGCTGAAGACGTACCCAAAGCCATTGAAAAAATCAAAGAAGCTATTGCCAATAGAGATATCAGTGAAGAAGAGATTGACAAAAGGTGTAGAAAAATATTGATGACCAAAAAATGGTTTGGTCTAGACAATAAAATACACCTTAATGAGAGTGATTTAATTCAAGATTTGAATCCTAAGTCTGCTATAGCCTTAAACGAATCTCTTGTTGAAAAATCCATTACATTACTACAAAACGAAGGATCATTATTGCCTCTTAAGAAGCTAGACACTTTGAATATTGCAGTAGTGAGTATAGGCGAGAAGTCCACACCTTTTCAGTCTACCTTATCCAAGTACGCTTCGATACAAAAGTTTCATCTTAAGGAGGAGCACAGTCAGAGCGAAAGAAAATCAATGTTGGACTCATTAGCCCAATATAATCTAGTTATTGCAAGTGTTCACAAATCCAACAAACACGCTTGGAAATCTTATCGAATACATCAGAATACGGATTTGTTTTTACAAACTCTTGCCTTTCAATCTAAAGTGGTGTTAAGTGTTTTTGCCAATCCCTATTCTCTGAGTGATTTGTTGATGACTTATTCTTTTGATGGTTTGATAATGGCCTATCAAAATTCTGATGAAGCACAAAATTATGCTGCTCAGTTGATTTTTGGAGGAGTAGGAGTAAAAGCTAGCTTGCCCGTATCCAACAAACATTTTAAGGAAGGTTCAGGGTTAGAGCTAAAGCCCATACGTCTTAAATATAATAGAGCAGAGAGTTTGGGAATAGATAGCGAACGCTTTCTTAAAATCGATAGTATTGTATCCGATGCTATTGACAAAGAAGCAACGCCAGGTTGTCAGATATTAGCTATAAAAGATGGTACTGTTTTTTTTGAAAAGAGTTATGGATATCATACCTACAAGAAGAAAACTAAAGTAGAGAATACGCATATTTATGATTTGGCTTCCTTGACTAAAATCATTGCTTCCGTA
This Flavobacteriales bacterium DNA region includes the following protein-coding sequences:
- a CDS encoding cell division protein ZapA produces the protein MQQLKIKVTVANRVYPLTINRKDEEGVRKAVKTIEDRLKLYEAKFEARDTQDLLSMCLLEMAVKVLGDEQKVKVDSSLEDQLLAMESIIDSHL
- a CDS encoding M23 family metallopeptidase; this translates as MLRNSLLALIISYSTLVFSQNHPQDLHPPLDIPLVLSGTFGELRSNHFHAGIDIKTKGESGLRVYAIADGYVSRIKVSPWGYGKAIYITHDNGYSSVYAHLMRYNGAIQEYVISNQYEQQSYDIELFPEKDELRVKEGDIIGLSGNTGSSAAPHLHFEIRDSQNQYPQNGLMFGFNVIDNIPPVIKELKVYAKSKNTQVNNTFEDPIFKVKGSGKTCYIDETIEVSGPYALGINTYDLLNFAKNKNGVYSIELLVDSQLIYSHSMEEFGFHETRYINCHLDYSEKIANKRKIHKCFIEPNNKLSIYDYVSNRGIIKPNGSIQSVEMRIKDVYGNLSKLSFKVKKVEPNLEAVHPLDTIKFTSVFPFNSKNSFKNESVSIEIPSYSLYDTLYFKYNVFNDSSDIFHSPIHSIHDEETTVHNAYSLSVKTTVPDSLASKAFICKLNNKGKINYVGGKYENGVLSVKTRKFGDFSVAVDTIKPVVKGLNIYPGKTIKSSNLKVTIKDEQTDIKKYTATINGKWVLMEYEPKRNRLTHYFDKDLKPGKHVFKILVYDSLDNFTKYEAVFYR
- a CDS encoding arsenate reductase ArsC; protein product: MKKILVLCTGNSCRSQMMEVVLKKRLDNSLFSVYSAGVEAHGINPYMKKAMENLGYSLDGHTSNTMKEYEDIHFDLVFTVCDHAKDNCPYFQNATQRIHHSFNDPADAEGSDDEKMVVYEQVRDEIIAYCNEIIKTFN
- a CDS encoding transglutaminase-like domain-containing protein yields the protein MNDKELNALISLLEDPDKDVFDSVKTRLIELGVDILPELENAWESNFDSLVQDRAEKIIHEIHFSGTVNSLKKWIRTSDKNLLEAWFIISKYQYPDIDEQFYRNKIYTLAQQVSTKVEQAYSELEKISAFNNVFFKENGFKGNTRNFHSPDNSFINSLIDNHKGNPLSLSMLYIIIAKQIGLPICGINMPKHFILGFEDENEINGDPIKFYINPFSKGSILNRQDLEVFLKREKLKEESKYFAPCGNTAIIKRLINNLLHSFTFQTKKEKAQEMITLIRLFKSTK
- a CDS encoding nucleoside phosphorylase, which codes for MKSHAKEIKGVYHLNLLPEHIAKDIFLVGDQGRVSEISKHFDRIEYQIANREFVTHTGYIGHKRISAVSTGIGTDNVDIVLNELDALVNTHLDSAKEKEEKTSLNLVRLGTSGTIQSDIEVNSLVVSSHGLGIDNLMHFYANNQFDKDMQQAIDQQIKWPNELSKPYVYSADNELLNKFKVYQQGITVTAPGFYAPQGRKMRIPFAIEDLHKRLLNFNHNGTKITNFEMETSALYGLGKLMGHNCLTICTILANRARNEYSNNPKGAIENLIEQALDKLV
- a CDS encoding TonB-dependent receptor, with translation MLKGVFWHSFILTVFLSLNGIGQNVSGVITTSESFFLQGVNVSVLNESKGTISDGNGSYSIDVSANRNQELIFSFIGYKTQKIKLPMLKKGQNYELNIVMKNLGVSIDNVEIEDKKNRGNTFEKVDAKHVVSLPSTSSGVEGLIKTLPGVNSSTELSSQYTVRGGNFDENLVYVNGIEVYRPFLIRSGQQEGLSFVNSDLVSSIQFSAGGYAARYGDKMSSVLDITYKKPKEFAASTTMSLLGANLHLEGANKSKKLSYLLGVRHKSNAYLLNSLETEGEYKPSFSDVQAFLSYQISKRLSLNTLLNYSRNKYQHKPANKTTRFGTISVPLELRIYFEGQEIDSYETFFNAYNLSFQANENLKTDLTFTAFQTYESETFDILGQYWLSEVDNDLGSESFGEASFNIGVGSHLNHARNYLQATVYNIEHKGVYFKNDFEFRWGIKGQKENIIDEINEWTLIDSSDYSLPHPVDSIGVGIQNPTSFVLDESLRTSIDLNSNRYNAYMQFEQKLGRFNLNSGIRTAYWSLNDEYLFSPRASISYEPFWDKDIVFRFATGYYYQSPFYRELRDFNGQINTNIKSQKSLHYVLGSDYNFKIWQRPFKLVTELYYKDITNLIPYEVENVRIRYYANNNAVGYAKGFDLRLNGEFVKNIESWASISILSTKADILDDSYIDSEGNTIEPGYYDRPTDQLINFNLFFQDYLPKNPNFKMHLNLVYGSRLPLTAPGSYKGQYNFTIPNYKRVDVGFSAIIKKEGQKGKKYNPFNFTKSTWISMEVFNLLDIDNTISFLWVKDTNGFQFGVPNRLTSRLINIKLHLEI
- the rny gene encoding ribonuclease Y; translation: MNSIIILMTLTGVLVGGAISYFIINYNSKKKSNSIIAEAKKEAEQIKKDKILQAKEKFIELKSEHEKVINQRNQKLAHSESRVKEKENKLSHKLGQVSNKEKKLDEIRNSISRQQEILQQKEEKSNKLLEKQVEALETISGLSADEAKEELVQALKDEAKTKSLAYAQEIVEEAKLTASKDAKKIIIQTIQRVATEQAIENSVSVFNIDSDDVKGRIIGREGRNIRSLEAATGVEIIVDDTPDAILLSCFDPIRREVARLALHKLVTDGRIHPARIEEVVKKTRKQIEEEIIDIGKRTSIDLGIHGLHPEMIRMVGRMKYRSSYGQNLLQHSREVANMCATMASELGLNAKAAKRAGLLHDIGKVPDDEPELPHAILGMKLAQKYGEKEHICNAIGAHHDEVEMTSMISPIVQVCDAISGSRPGARREIVESYIKRIKELEDTALAYPGVLKSYAIQAGRELRVVVESEKISDTDAEKLSFEISQKIETEMTYPGQVKVTVIRETRAVNFAK
- a CDS encoding universal stress protein → MTSKDIILVPIGFTNQSIIALQQAVVVAKHTDSELFLLSVVEMPTAIQKIFSDYEEKQKQFKEKLRENLLDLSSKYCDGVKNVKCMVTSGKIYEEIIDVADSINANLIVMGTDGTPKDIKKKFIGSNANKVVRSAPCPVITIKGKSVSTSCEVIALPLDLNKETREKVTYAIQYARLFNSSIKVFSVSYDNDDDSIKNKLNRNLSQVNDFISSKGISCSKDLLEISTSASFSGSIVKYTEDINADLIMIMTKGEDNLDLNFLGSNARKLINKSDIPVMSIRPSVKKDTSSFTVQ